One stretch of Cedecea neteri DNA includes these proteins:
- a CDS encoding DEAD/DEAH family ATP-dependent RNA helicase: MTDIIETTFSDLGLHASIIQALNDLGYEKPSPIQAECIPHLLNGRDVLGMAQTGSGKTAAFSLPLLNNLDPELKAPQILVLAPTRELAVQVAEAMTDFSKHMHGVNVVALYGGQRYDVQLRALRQGPQIVVGTPGRLLDHLKRGTLNLSGLKGLVLDEADEMLRMGFIEDVETIMAQIPAEHQTALFSATMPEAIRRITRRFMKDPQEVRIQSSVTTRPDISQSFWSVYGMRKNEALVRFLEAEDFDAAIIFVRTKNATLEVAEALERSGYNSAALNGDMNQALREQTLERLKDGRLDILIATDVAARGLDVERISLVVNYDIPMDSESYVHRIGRTGRAGRAGRALLFVENRERRLLRNIERTMKLTIPEVELPNADLLGERRLAKFAAKVQQQLESSDLDQYRALLAKIQPSAEEALDIETLAAALLKMAQGERPLILPPDAPMRPRREFKERDDRFERRGDRNDRGPRGDRPERGGEDRPRRERREAGDMELYRIEVGRDDGVEVRHIVGAIANEGDISSRYIGNIKLFGTHSTIELPKGMPGEVLQHFTRTRILNKPMNMQLLGDAQPRPERSGERRGGRDGGGRSFGGERREGGRGPRREGAGAGAGAGAGRSFSGERREGGRGPRREDGAATARRRFGDA; the protein is encoded by the coding sequence ATGACTGATATCATCGAAACCACTTTTTCTGATCTGGGGCTGCACGCCTCCATCATTCAGGCTCTTAACGACCTGGGCTACGAAAAGCCATCACCAATCCAGGCAGAGTGTATCCCACATCTGCTGAATGGCCGTGACGTTCTGGGTATGGCCCAGACCGGTAGCGGTAAAACTGCAGCGTTCTCCCTGCCGCTGCTGAACAACCTCGATCCTGAGCTGAAAGCACCACAAATCCTGGTGCTGGCCCCGACCCGCGAACTGGCGGTTCAGGTTGCTGAAGCCATGACGGATTTCTCAAAACATATGCACGGCGTGAACGTTGTTGCCCTTTACGGCGGCCAGCGTTATGACGTGCAGCTGCGCGCTCTGCGTCAGGGACCACAGATTGTTGTCGGTACCCCAGGGCGTCTGCTTGACCACCTGAAACGCGGCACGCTGAACCTGTCCGGCCTTAAAGGTCTGGTTCTGGACGAAGCTGATGAAATGCTGCGTATGGGCTTCATCGAAGACGTTGAAACCATCATGGCGCAGATCCCGGCTGAACATCAGACCGCGCTGTTCTCCGCTACCATGCCGGAAGCAATTCGTCGCATTACCCGTCGCTTCATGAAAGATCCTCAGGAAGTGCGCATTCAGTCCAGCGTAACCACTCGTCCTGACATCAGCCAGAGTTTCTGGTCTGTTTACGGCATGCGTAAAAACGAAGCGCTGGTTCGTTTCCTGGAAGCAGAAGACTTTGATGCAGCTATCATCTTCGTGCGTACCAAAAACGCGACCCTGGAAGTAGCTGAAGCGCTGGAGCGCAGCGGTTACAACAGCGCCGCGCTGAACGGTGACATGAACCAGGCGCTGCGTGAGCAGACTCTGGAGCGTCTGAAAGATGGTCGTCTGGACATCCTGATCGCGACCGACGTTGCGGCCCGTGGCCTGGACGTGGAGCGTATCAGCCTGGTTGTTAACTACGACATCCCGATGGACTCCGAGTCTTACGTTCACCGTATCGGTCGTACTGGCCGTGCTGGCCGTGCTGGCCGTGCGCTGCTGTTCGTTGAGAACCGTGAGCGCCGCCTGCTGCGCAACATCGAGCGCACCATGAAGCTGACTATCCCTGAAGTAGAGCTGCCAAACGCAGATCTGCTGGGCGAGCGTCGTCTGGCTAAATTCGCCGCTAAAGTTCAGCAGCAGCTGGAAAGCAGCGATCTGGATCAGTACCGTGCGCTGTTGGCAAAAATTCAGCCTTCCGCTGAAGAAGCGCTGGATATCGAAACGCTGGCTGCAGCCCTGCTGAAAATGGCTCAGGGTGAGCGTCCTCTGATTCTGCCACCAGATGCACCAATGCGTCCACGTCGTGAATTCAAAGAGCGTGACGATCGTTTCGAACGTCGCGGCGACCGTAATGACCGTGGCCCGCGTGGTGACCGTCCAGAGCGTGGTGGTGAAGATCGTCCACGTCGTGAGCGTCGCGAAGCTGGCGATATGGAACTGTATCGCATCGAAGTGGGCCGTGATGATGGTGTTGAAGTTCGTCATATCGTTGGCGCTATCGCTAACGAAGGCGACATCAGCAGCCGTTACATCGGTAACATCAAGCTGTTCGGGACCCACTCCACCATCGAGCTGCCGAAAGGCATGCCGGGTGAAGTTCTGCAGCACTTTACCCGTACTCGTATTCTGAACAAGCCGATGAATATGCAGCTGCTGGGTGATGCTCAGCCTCGTCCAGAGCGCAGCGGTGAACGCCGTGGCGGTCGCGACGGCGGCGGTCGTAGCTTCGGTGGCGAGCGTCGTGAAGGCG